One segment of Larus michahellis chromosome 14, bLarMic1.1, whole genome shotgun sequence DNA contains the following:
- the HEXD gene encoding hexosaminidase D isoform X3, translating to MAADMTTGGPRRRLVHLDLKGAPPRAAYLAEFVLKHKEFAHLREVKVFPNALNPHKEESLALVKAMIDQVMALHKDLKWFHIGCDEVYYLGEGEESKQWLQQQDNTPEKLCLSHIKAVASCVASSYPSVTPIVWDDMLRGISEETLAESGVPQLVQPMIWDYAADLDVEGKVHLIEKYRRCGFSKVWFASAFKGATGVNQSLTLIGHHLKNHLQWLKVASNSPTDVLEGIALTGWQRYDHFSVLCELLPVAIPSLAVCLQALENGGYSEKTKENVEKLLGMSNLETETFMSTSLGTFPGSDILTLVTQVSFYLKSSVDELLERNRYVTGWFSPYHRKRKIIHPIIMHHFQPDAVSLLSKWNAMVQDLQAAMQQVFHDCTVEEWMEENVHPSLQKLQQVVDDLDKAIKAQN from the exons ATGGCGGCAGACATGACGAcgggcgggccgcggcggcgcTTGGTACACCTGGACCTGAAGGGcgcccctccccgcgccgcctaCCTGGCGGAG TTCGTGCTGAAGCACAAAGAGTTCGCTCATCTCCGGGAGGTGAAGGTGTTTCCCAATGCCCTCAACCCGCACAAGGAGGAGTCGTTGGCCCTGGTCAAAGCCATGATTGACCAAGTCATGGCACTGCACAAAGACTTGAAATGGTTTCACATCGGATGTGATGAG GTCTACTACCTCGGCGAAGGAGAGGAGTCAAAGCAGTGGCTGCAGCAACAAGACAACACTCCGGAGAAGCTGTGCTTATCCCACATAAAAGCAGTTGCAAGTTGTGTGGCCTCATCGTACCCCAGCGTGACGCCCATCGTGTGGGATGATATGCTGAGAGGGATAAGTGAGGAAACACTGGCAG AGTCTGGGGTCCCGCAGCTTGTGCAGCCGATGATCTGGGACTATGCAGCAGACCTGGACGTGGAGGGCAAAG TGCATCTCATAGAGAAGTATCGTAGATGTGGCTTCTCCAAGGTGTGGTTTGCTAGTGCTTTTAAAGGAGCTACGGGAGTGAATCAGTCTCTAACGCTTATTGGACACCACTTAAAAAACCATCTTCAGTGGCTGAAGGTGGCAAGCAATAGCCCCACTGATGTCCTTGAAGGTATCGCCCTGACCGGCTGGCAAAG GTATGATCACTTCTCTGTTTTGTGTGAGCTTCTCCCTGTGGCAATTCCGTCCCTGGCTGTGTGTCTGCAGGCACTGGAGAACG GTGGCTATTCTGAAAAGActaaagaaaatgtggaaaagcTCCTGGGAATGTCCAACCTGGAAACTGAAACTTTCATGAG CACGAGCCTGGGCACCTTTCCTGGGAGCGATATCCTTACGCTTGTGACGCAAGTTAGTTTCTACCTCAAGTCATCAGTGGATGAACTTCTAGAGAGGAACAG ATACGTCACAGGCTGGTTCAGCCCCTaccacagaaaaaggaagattatTCATCCTATAATAATGCACCACTTCCAGCCGGATGCAGTAAG TCTCCTCTCCAAGTGGAACGCCATGGTGCAAGACCTCCAGGCAGCCATGCAGCAAGTTTTCCACGACTGCACTGTGGAGGAGTGGATGGAGGAGAACGTCCACCCCAGCCTCCAGAAGCTGCAGCAAGTGGTGGATGATTTAGATAAAGCAATAAAAGCACAAAATTAG
- the HEXD gene encoding hexosaminidase D isoform X2, whose translation MAADMTTGGPRRRLVHLDLKGAPPRAAYLAEVLPLLRALGASGLLLEYEDTFPYAGPLGPLRAPHAYSPGEVRAVLSQARAQGLEVVPLVQTFGHMEFVLKHKEFAHLREVKVFPNALNPHKEESLALVKAMIDQVMALHKDLKWFHIGCDEVYYLGEGEESKQWLQQQDNTPEKLCLSHIKAVASCVASSYPSVTPIVWDDMLRGISEETLAESGVPQLVQPMIWDYAADLDVEGKVHLIEKYRRCGFSKVWFASAFKGATGVNQSLTLIGHHLKNHLQWLKVASNSPTDVLEGIALTGWQRYDHFSVLCELLPVAIPSLAVCLQALENGGYSEKTKENVEKLLGMSNLETETFMSTSLGTFPGSDILTLVTQVSFYLKSSVDELLERNSLLSKWNAMVQDLQAAMQQVFHDCTVEEWMEENVHPSLQKLQQVVDDLDKAIKAQN comes from the exons ATGGCGGCAGACATGACGAcgggcgggccgcggcggcgcTTGGTACACCTGGACCTGAAGGGcgcccctccccgcgccgcctaCCTGGCGGAG GTACTGCCGCTGCTCCGCGCCTTGGGCGCCAGCGGGCTGCTGCTGGAGTACGAGGACACCTTCCCTTACGCGGGGCCGCTGGGGCCGCTGCGGGCCCCGCACGCCTACAG ccccggggaggtGAGGGCGGTGCTGAGCCAGGCCCGGGCGCAGGGGCTGGAGGTGGTGCCGCTGGTGCAGACCTTCGGGCACATGGAG TTCGTGCTGAAGCACAAAGAGTTCGCTCATCTCCGGGAGGTGAAGGTGTTTCCCAATGCCCTCAACCCGCACAAGGAGGAGTCGTTGGCCCTGGTCAAAGCCATGATTGACCAAGTCATGGCACTGCACAAAGACTTGAAATGGTTTCACATCGGATGTGATGAG GTCTACTACCTCGGCGAAGGAGAGGAGTCAAAGCAGTGGCTGCAGCAACAAGACAACACTCCGGAGAAGCTGTGCTTATCCCACATAAAAGCAGTTGCAAGTTGTGTGGCCTCATCGTACCCCAGCGTGACGCCCATCGTGTGGGATGATATGCTGAGAGGGATAAGTGAGGAAACACTGGCAG AGTCTGGGGTCCCGCAGCTTGTGCAGCCGATGATCTGGGACTATGCAGCAGACCTGGACGTGGAGGGCAAAG TGCATCTCATAGAGAAGTATCGTAGATGTGGCTTCTCCAAGGTGTGGTTTGCTAGTGCTTTTAAAGGAGCTACGGGAGTGAATCAGTCTCTAACGCTTATTGGACACCACTTAAAAAACCATCTTCAGTGGCTGAAGGTGGCAAGCAATAGCCCCACTGATGTCCTTGAAGGTATCGCCCTGACCGGCTGGCAAAG GTATGATCACTTCTCTGTTTTGTGTGAGCTTCTCCCTGTGGCAATTCCGTCCCTGGCTGTGTGTCTGCAGGCACTGGAGAACG GTGGCTATTCTGAAAAGActaaagaaaatgtggaaaagcTCCTGGGAATGTCCAACCTGGAAACTGAAACTTTCATGAG CACGAGCCTGGGCACCTTTCCTGGGAGCGATATCCTTACGCTTGTGACGCAAGTTAGTTTCTACCTCAAGTCATCAGTGGATGAACTTCTAGAGAGGAACAG TCTCCTCTCCAAGTGGAACGCCATGGTGCAAGACCTCCAGGCAGCCATGCAGCAAGTTTTCCACGACTGCACTGTGGAGGAGTGGATGGAGGAGAACGTCCACCCCAGCCTCCAGAAGCTGCAGCAAGTGGTGGATGATTTAGATAAAGCAATAAAAGCACAAAATTAG
- the CYBC1 gene encoding cytochrome b-245 chaperone 1, with protein sequence MYMLVENRTSSYLHLKRSPGIRSWSLFVGIASIGLAAAYYSADSLAWKLFYMAGCFFVAAQNLEQWEEAVFDKNKGTVCLKTFNLYKKILTFSKGGNEQVVALLNEIRDVNVEEETVRYFGKGYLVVLRFATGFSHPLTQSAVLGCRSDVEAIAKLITSFLELDRVESQQDLSQSSETEASDADEPQDKY encoded by the exons ATGTACATGCTGGTTGAAAACCGCACAAGTTCCTATCTTCATCTGAAGAGGTCACCTGGCATCCGATCCTGGTCTCTCTTTGTTG GAATAGCCTCCATAGGTTTGGCTGCCGCTTATTATAGTGCAG ACAGCTTGGCATGGAAGCTCTTCTATATGGCCGGGTGTTTCTTTGTGGCAGCGCAGAATCTGGAGCAGTGGGAG GAAGCTGTATTTGATAAGAACAAGGGAACAGTCTGCCTAAAAACGTTCAATCTTTACAAAAAAATACTGACCTTCTCAAAAGGAGGCAATGAACAAG TAGTGGCTCTACTGAATGAGATCCGAGATGTGAACGTGGAAGAGGAGACTGTGCGATATTTTGGGAAGGGTTACCTGGTTGTGCTGCGATTTGCCACTGGATTTTCACACCCACTGACTCAGAGTGCAGTGCTGGGCTGTAGAAG TGATGTGGAAGCAATTGCCAAACTCATTACTAGTTTTCTGGAACTGGACAGAGTAGAGAGCCAACAAGATCTCTCTCAGAGCAGCGAAACAGAGGCTAGTGATGCAGATGAACCACAGGATAAATATTAA
- the HEXD gene encoding hexosaminidase D isoform X4 — MAADMTTGGPRRRLVHLDLKGAPPRAAYLAEFVLKHKEFAHLREVKVFPNALNPHKEESLALVKAMIDQVMALHKDLKWFHIGCDEVYYLGEGEESKQWLQQQDNTPEKLCLSHIKAVASCVASSYPSVTPIVWDDMLRGISEETLAESGVPQLVQPMIWDYAADLDVEGKVHLIEKYRRCGFSKVWFASAFKGATGVNQSLTLIGHHLKNHLQWLKVASNSPTDVLEGIALTGWQRYDHFSVLCELLPVAIPSLAVCLQALENGGYSEKTKENVEKLLGMSNLETETFMSTSLGTFPGSDILTLVTQVSFYLKSSVDELLERNSLLSKWNAMVQDLQAAMQQVFHDCTVEEWMEENVHPSLQKLQQVVDDLDKAIKAQN, encoded by the exons ATGGCGGCAGACATGACGAcgggcgggccgcggcggcgcTTGGTACACCTGGACCTGAAGGGcgcccctccccgcgccgcctaCCTGGCGGAG TTCGTGCTGAAGCACAAAGAGTTCGCTCATCTCCGGGAGGTGAAGGTGTTTCCCAATGCCCTCAACCCGCACAAGGAGGAGTCGTTGGCCCTGGTCAAAGCCATGATTGACCAAGTCATGGCACTGCACAAAGACTTGAAATGGTTTCACATCGGATGTGATGAG GTCTACTACCTCGGCGAAGGAGAGGAGTCAAAGCAGTGGCTGCAGCAACAAGACAACACTCCGGAGAAGCTGTGCTTATCCCACATAAAAGCAGTTGCAAGTTGTGTGGCCTCATCGTACCCCAGCGTGACGCCCATCGTGTGGGATGATATGCTGAGAGGGATAAGTGAGGAAACACTGGCAG AGTCTGGGGTCCCGCAGCTTGTGCAGCCGATGATCTGGGACTATGCAGCAGACCTGGACGTGGAGGGCAAAG TGCATCTCATAGAGAAGTATCGTAGATGTGGCTTCTCCAAGGTGTGGTTTGCTAGTGCTTTTAAAGGAGCTACGGGAGTGAATCAGTCTCTAACGCTTATTGGACACCACTTAAAAAACCATCTTCAGTGGCTGAAGGTGGCAAGCAATAGCCCCACTGATGTCCTTGAAGGTATCGCCCTGACCGGCTGGCAAAG GTATGATCACTTCTCTGTTTTGTGTGAGCTTCTCCCTGTGGCAATTCCGTCCCTGGCTGTGTGTCTGCAGGCACTGGAGAACG GTGGCTATTCTGAAAAGActaaagaaaatgtggaaaagcTCCTGGGAATGTCCAACCTGGAAACTGAAACTTTCATGAG CACGAGCCTGGGCACCTTTCCTGGGAGCGATATCCTTACGCTTGTGACGCAAGTTAGTTTCTACCTCAAGTCATCAGTGGATGAACTTCTAGAGAGGAACAG TCTCCTCTCCAAGTGGAACGCCATGGTGCAAGACCTCCAGGCAGCCATGCAGCAAGTTTTCCACGACTGCACTGTGGAGGAGTGGATGGAGGAGAACGTCCACCCCAGCCTCCAGAAGCTGCAGCAAGTGGTGGATGATTTAGATAAAGCAATAAAAGCACAAAATTAG
- the HEXD gene encoding hexosaminidase D isoform X1, with protein MAADMTTGGPRRRLVHLDLKGAPPRAAYLAEVLPLLRALGASGLLLEYEDTFPYAGPLGPLRAPHAYSPGEVRAVLSQARAQGLEVVPLVQTFGHMEFVLKHKEFAHLREVKVFPNALNPHKEESLALVKAMIDQVMALHKDLKWFHIGCDEVYYLGEGEESKQWLQQQDNTPEKLCLSHIKAVASCVASSYPSVTPIVWDDMLRGISEETLAESGVPQLVQPMIWDYAADLDVEGKVHLIEKYRRCGFSKVWFASAFKGATGVNQSLTLIGHHLKNHLQWLKVASNSPTDVLEGIALTGWQRYDHFSVLCELLPVAIPSLAVCLQALENGGYSEKTKENVEKLLGMSNLETETFMSTSLGTFPGSDILTLVTQVSFYLKSSVDELLERNRYVTGWFSPYHRKRKIIHPIIMHHFQPDAVSLLSKWNAMVQDLQAAMQQVFHDCTVEEWMEENVHPSLQKLQQVVDDLDKAIKAQN; from the exons ATGGCGGCAGACATGACGAcgggcgggccgcggcggcgcTTGGTACACCTGGACCTGAAGGGcgcccctccccgcgccgcctaCCTGGCGGAG GTACTGCCGCTGCTCCGCGCCTTGGGCGCCAGCGGGCTGCTGCTGGAGTACGAGGACACCTTCCCTTACGCGGGGCCGCTGGGGCCGCTGCGGGCCCCGCACGCCTACAG ccccggggaggtGAGGGCGGTGCTGAGCCAGGCCCGGGCGCAGGGGCTGGAGGTGGTGCCGCTGGTGCAGACCTTCGGGCACATGGAG TTCGTGCTGAAGCACAAAGAGTTCGCTCATCTCCGGGAGGTGAAGGTGTTTCCCAATGCCCTCAACCCGCACAAGGAGGAGTCGTTGGCCCTGGTCAAAGCCATGATTGACCAAGTCATGGCACTGCACAAAGACTTGAAATGGTTTCACATCGGATGTGATGAG GTCTACTACCTCGGCGAAGGAGAGGAGTCAAAGCAGTGGCTGCAGCAACAAGACAACACTCCGGAGAAGCTGTGCTTATCCCACATAAAAGCAGTTGCAAGTTGTGTGGCCTCATCGTACCCCAGCGTGACGCCCATCGTGTGGGATGATATGCTGAGAGGGATAAGTGAGGAAACACTGGCAG AGTCTGGGGTCCCGCAGCTTGTGCAGCCGATGATCTGGGACTATGCAGCAGACCTGGACGTGGAGGGCAAAG TGCATCTCATAGAGAAGTATCGTAGATGTGGCTTCTCCAAGGTGTGGTTTGCTAGTGCTTTTAAAGGAGCTACGGGAGTGAATCAGTCTCTAACGCTTATTGGACACCACTTAAAAAACCATCTTCAGTGGCTGAAGGTGGCAAGCAATAGCCCCACTGATGTCCTTGAAGGTATCGCCCTGACCGGCTGGCAAAG GTATGATCACTTCTCTGTTTTGTGTGAGCTTCTCCCTGTGGCAATTCCGTCCCTGGCTGTGTGTCTGCAGGCACTGGAGAACG GTGGCTATTCTGAAAAGActaaagaaaatgtggaaaagcTCCTGGGAATGTCCAACCTGGAAACTGAAACTTTCATGAG CACGAGCCTGGGCACCTTTCCTGGGAGCGATATCCTTACGCTTGTGACGCAAGTTAGTTTCTACCTCAAGTCATCAGTGGATGAACTTCTAGAGAGGAACAG ATACGTCACAGGCTGGTTCAGCCCCTaccacagaaaaaggaagattatTCATCCTATAATAATGCACCACTTCCAGCCGGATGCAGTAAG TCTCCTCTCCAAGTGGAACGCCATGGTGCAAGACCTCCAGGCAGCCATGCAGCAAGTTTTCCACGACTGCACTGTGGAGGAGTGGATGGAGGAGAACGTCCACCCCAGCCTCCAGAAGCTGCAGCAAGTGGTGGATGATTTAGATAAAGCAATAAAAGCACAAAATTAG